A window from Salvia miltiorrhiza cultivar Shanhuang (shh) chromosome 2, IMPLAD_Smil_shh, whole genome shotgun sequence encodes these proteins:
- the LOC131010905 gene encoding F-box protein AUF2-like, translating into MASGSDLFDLLPDPILLLILNRVSDVKTLLRCRSVSRRLSSLVPLSDSLLLRVDRVIPASHDPAASLLSSLLKSLLHLISPSPPNSPSRILRRFHAIKTLKIDLPAGDLHPANGTSIKWVARFGHTLRSCVILASGTAGMKTRVVWTISALIAASARHHMAADVVDEQRLLSHLVVSDREGEGAMIMDKDGLREFRERIAAAAEDWRRSGRTTVPAVGVRMRHEPRLELSSGVVVEGATLVVVRPVEEGPRPCEAEEAHGDEALAAEAFGGGVYAEHVEKLLKSRAYILEMDSF; encoded by the coding sequence ATGGCTTCCGGGTCGGATCTCTTCGACCTCCTACCCGACCCGATCCTTCTCCTCATCCTCAACCGCGTCTCCGACGTCAAGACCCTCCTCCGCTGCCGCTCCGTCTCCCGCCGCCTCTCCTCCCTCGTCCCCCTTTCCGACTCCCTCCTCCTCCGCGTGGACCGCGTCATCCCCGCCTCCCACGAtcccgccgcctccctcctctCCTCGCTCCTCAAATCCCTCCTCCACCTCATCTCCCCCTCCCCTCCCAACTCCCCCTCCCGGATCCTCCGCCGCTTCCACGCCATCAAGACCCTCAAAATCGACCTCCCCGCCGGCGACCTCCACCCCGCCAACGGCACCTCCATCAAATGGGTGGCGCGCTTCGGCCACACCCTCCGCAGCTGCGTCATCCTCGCCTCCGGCACCGCCGGGATGAAGACGCGCGTGGTGTGGACGATCAGCGCCCTCATCGCCGCCTCCGCGCGGCATCACATGGCGGCTGACGTCGTCGACGAGCAGCGCCTCCTCTCGCACCTCGTCGTCTCCGACCGTGAGGGCGAGGGCGCGATGATCATGGATAAGGACGGGCTGCGCGAGTTCCGGGAGCGGATCGCGGCGGCGGCAGAGGATTGGCGGCGGAGCGGGCGGACGACGGTCCCCGCCGTGGGGGTGCGGATGCGGCACGAGCCCCGGCTGGAGCTGTCTTCCGGGGTGGTGGTAGAGGGGGCCACATTGGTGGTGGTGAGACCCGTGGAGGAGGGCCCGCGGCCGTGCGAGGCCGAGGAGGCCCACGGGGACGAGGCGCTCGCCGCCGAGGCGTTCGGCGGCGGGGTTTACGCCGAGCACGTGGAGAAGCTGCTCAAGAGCAGGGCTTACATTCTTGAAATGGACTCCTTTTGA